The following proteins are co-located in the Solanum pennellii chromosome 8, SPENNV200 genome:
- the LOC107028305 gene encoding RGG repeats nuclear RNA binding protein A-like isoform X2: MATLNPFDLLDDDAEDPSLLVAAQQLKAPVASAPAKKGPVQHAKPAAKLPSKPVPPSQAVREARSDGQRGGGRGGPRGGGRGRGRGRGFNQDFAADENAFGSNNGFSGRYSAPENGESGKVSERRGGYGGSRGGFYGGRRGGFNNGDAGDGEIERPRRVFDRRSGTGRGETEVPVVDGEKIVEAEKQTGQEDAGDNNKDSTAAEPEEKEPEEKEMTLEEYEKVMEEKRKSLVALKQEERKVNLDKELQSMLLLSNKKNDDEIFIKLGAEKDKKKEAVEKAKKAQSINEFLKPAEGESYYRPGGRGRGRGRGRGNGGGYGGISSVSAPSIEDVGQFPSLAVK; encoded by the exons ATGGCTACTTTGAACCCATTCGACCTTTTGGATGATGATGCTGAGGACCCAAGTTTGCTAGTTGCTGCTCAGCAGCTAAAGGCTCCTGTTGCATCTGCACCAGCCAAGAAGGGTCCAGTTCAGCATGCTAAGCCTGCTGCTAAGTTGCCCTCCAAGCCGGTTCCTCCTTCACAGGCTG TGAGGGAAGCCAGGAGTGATGGCCAGAGAGGAGGAGGCCGCGGGGGTCCACGTGGAGGGGGCCGTGGTCGTGGACGTGGACGTGGGTTTAACCAAGACTTTGCTGCTGATGAGAATGCTTTTGGCAGCAATAATGGGTTCTCTGGGAGGTACAGTGCTCCAGAAAATGGAGAATCAGGAAAGGTCTCTGAAAGGAGAGGTGGATACGGTGGATCTCGTGGGGGCTTCTACGGAGGTCGTCGTGGTGGTTTCAATAATGGTGATGCTGGTGATGGAGAAATTGAACGCCCAAGGAGAGTGTTTGATCGACGAAGTGGCACTGGCCGTGG GGAGACTGAAGTACCTGTTGTTGATGGTGAGAAGATTGTTGAGGCTGAGAAACAAACTGGGCAGGAAGATGCTGGAGATAACAACAAGGATTCTACTGCTGCTGAGCCAGAAGAGAAGGAACCTGAGGAGAAG GAGATGACCCTCGAGGAGTATGAGAAGGTAATGGAGGAGAAGAGGAAGTCTTTGGTGGCTCTAAAGCAGGAGGAAAGAAAGGTTAATTTGGACAAAGAACTTCAATCCATGCTACTTCTCTCAAACAAGAAGAATGATGATGAGATCTTCATCAAATTG GGTGCTGAGAAAGATAAGAAAAAGGAGGCAGTGGAAAAAGCCAAAAAG GCCCAAAGCATAAATGAGTTTCTAAAGCCTGCTGAGGGTGAAAGTTACTACCGCCCTGGTGGCCGTGGTAGGGGCCGCGGCCGCGGAAGAGGTAATGGTGGTGGATATGGTGGAATCAGCAGTGTTTCAGCCCCATCCATTGAAGATGTTGGTCAATTCCCCTCCTTGGCTGTCAAGTAA
- the LOC107028305 gene encoding RGG repeats nuclear RNA binding protein A-like isoform X1 gives MATLNPFDLLDDDAEDPSLLVAAQQLKAPVASAPAKKGPVQHAKPAAKLPSKPVPPSQAVREARSDGQRGGGRGGPRGGGRGRGRGRGFNQDFAADENAFGSNNGFSGRYSAPENGESGKVSERRGGYGGSRGGFYGGRRGGFNNGDAGDGEIERPRRVFDRRSGTGRGNEYIKREGSGRGNWGTTADDIAPETEVPVVDGEKIVEAEKQTGQEDAGDNNKDSTAAEPEEKEPEEKEMTLEEYEKVMEEKRKSLVALKQEERKVNLDKELQSMLLLSNKKNDDEIFIKLGAEKDKKKEAVEKAKKAQSINEFLKPAEGESYYRPGGRGRGRGRGRGNGGGYGGISSVSAPSIEDVGQFPSLAVK, from the exons ATGGCTACTTTGAACCCATTCGACCTTTTGGATGATGATGCTGAGGACCCAAGTTTGCTAGTTGCTGCTCAGCAGCTAAAGGCTCCTGTTGCATCTGCACCAGCCAAGAAGGGTCCAGTTCAGCATGCTAAGCCTGCTGCTAAGTTGCCCTCCAAGCCGGTTCCTCCTTCACAGGCTG TGAGGGAAGCCAGGAGTGATGGCCAGAGAGGAGGAGGCCGCGGGGGTCCACGTGGAGGGGGCCGTGGTCGTGGACGTGGACGTGGGTTTAACCAAGACTTTGCTGCTGATGAGAATGCTTTTGGCAGCAATAATGGGTTCTCTGGGAGGTACAGTGCTCCAGAAAATGGAGAATCAGGAAAGGTCTCTGAAAGGAGAGGTGGATACGGTGGATCTCGTGGGGGCTTCTACGGAGGTCGTCGTGGTGGTTTCAATAATGGTGATGCTGGTGATGGAGAAATTGAACGCCCAAGGAGAGTGTTTGATCGACGAAGTGGCACTGGCCGTGG GAATGAGTATATTAAACGGGAGGGCTCTGGTCGTGGGAATTGGGGAACTACTGCAGATGATATTGCACC GGAGACTGAAGTACCTGTTGTTGATGGTGAGAAGATTGTTGAGGCTGAGAAACAAACTGGGCAGGAAGATGCTGGAGATAACAACAAGGATTCTACTGCTGCTGAGCCAGAAGAGAAGGAACCTGAGGAGAAG GAGATGACCCTCGAGGAGTATGAGAAGGTAATGGAGGAGAAGAGGAAGTCTTTGGTGGCTCTAAAGCAGGAGGAAAGAAAGGTTAATTTGGACAAAGAACTTCAATCCATGCTACTTCTCTCAAACAAGAAGAATGATGATGAGATCTTCATCAAATTG GGTGCTGAGAAAGATAAGAAAAAGGAGGCAGTGGAAAAAGCCAAAAAG GCCCAAAGCATAAATGAGTTTCTAAAGCCTGCTGAGGGTGAAAGTTACTACCGCCCTGGTGGCCGTGGTAGGGGCCGCGGCCGCGGAAGAGGTAATGGTGGTGGATATGGTGGAATCAGCAGTGTTTCAGCCCCATCCATTGAAGATGTTGGTCAATTCCCCTCCTTGGCTGTCAAGTAA